In Anaerolineales bacterium, one DNA window encodes the following:
- the leuC gene encoding 3-isopropylmalate dehydratase large subunit, with product MPKTLFQKIWDTHVVTEQESAPAVLYIDLHLVHEVTSPQAFTGLRQRGLKVRRPNKTLATMDHSIPTTPIDVPIADAMAAAQIKQMETNAAEFGITLHGMESPHRGIVHVIGPELGRTQPGMTIVCGDSHTATHGAFGALAFGIGTSEVEHVLATQCLLQKKPRTYEVRVDGRLGYGVSAKDIILALIARIGVGGGTGHVFEYTGEAIRALTMEQRMTICNMSIEGGARAGMIAPDDNTFEYLHGREFVPQGEAWDKAVAKWHTLPSDEGATYDKSITLNAADLEPMITYGTNPGMGMRITDRIPTVDAFTEASQKAAFEKAMTYMGLQPGQSLLGQKVDVVFIGSCTNSRISDLRLAAGMLKGRKIAHGTRVMVVPGSQDVKKQAEQEGLDKVFKEAGAEWREAGCSMCIAMNGDQLQPGQYAVSTSNRNFEGRQGKGGRTFLASPVTAAATALNGVVTDPRTVLDTR from the coding sequence ATGCCAAAGACACTCTTTCAAAAGATTTGGGACACGCATGTCGTCACCGAACAGGAAAGTGCGCCTGCTGTTCTTTACATTGACCTGCATCTCGTCCATGAAGTGACCTCCCCGCAAGCCTTCACGGGCCTGCGCCAGCGCGGGTTGAAGGTCCGCCGCCCCAATAAAACGCTGGCGACGATGGATCATTCCATTCCCACCACGCCCATTGACGTTCCGATTGCCGATGCAATGGCTGCGGCACAGATCAAACAGATGGAAACCAACGCCGCTGAATTCGGCATCACCCTGCACGGCATGGAGAGTCCGCATCGTGGCATCGTCCACGTCATCGGACCGGAACTCGGGCGCACCCAACCCGGCATGACCATCGTCTGTGGTGACAGTCACACCGCCACACACGGCGCGTTTGGAGCTTTAGCCTTTGGCATCGGCACGTCCGAAGTGGAGCATGTACTCGCGACTCAATGTTTGCTTCAAAAGAAACCCAGGACTTATGAAGTCCGCGTGGATGGCAGGCTCGGTTACGGCGTTTCTGCCAAGGACATCATCCTCGCGCTCATTGCCCGTATCGGCGTTGGTGGGGGAACGGGTCATGTCTTCGAATACACCGGCGAAGCGATCCGCGCGCTGACGATGGAACAGCGCATGACCATCTGCAATATGTCCATTGAAGGCGGCGCGCGCGCAGGCATGATTGCTCCTGATGACAACACCTTTGAATACCTGCACGGACGCGAGTTCGTTCCGCAGGGCGAAGCATGGGATAAAGCCGTCGCCAAGTGGCACACACTTCCCTCCGATGAAGGCGCAACCTACGACAAGTCCATCACGCTCAACGCCGCCGACCTCGAACCGATGATCACGTACGGCACGAATCCCGGCATGGGCATGAGAATCACAGACCGCATTCCCACCGTTGACGCTTTTACCGAAGCCTCACAGAAAGCCGCCTTCGAAAAAGCCATGACCTACATGGGGTTGCAGCCTGGTCAATCCCTGCTCGGTCAAAAAGTGGATGTCGTTTTTATCGGTTCCTGCACCAACTCACGTATCTCCGACCTTCGCCTCGCGGCCGGAATGTTGAAAGGACGCAAGATTGCCCATGGTACGCGAGTGATGGTCGTTCCCGGCTCGCAGGATGTCAAGAAGCAAGCCGAACAGGAAGGTCTCGACAAAGTCTTCAAGGAAGCCGGAGCCGAATGGCGCGAAGCGGGCTGCTCGATGTGTATCGCGATGAATGGCGATCAACTTCAGCCCGGTCAATACGCCGTCTCCACCAGCAACCGCAACTTCGAAGGCCGTCAGGGCAAAGGCGGTCGCACCTTCCTCGCCAGCCCAGTCACTGCCGCAGCCACCGCGCTGAACGGCGTTGTCACCGACCCGCGCACGGTGCTCGATACTCGATAA